The Solanum pennellii chromosome 11, SPENNV200 sequence tcaagttaagtaaCAAGTAAGAGTTcagttcatttttcaaaaagttataagggaactaagtattccctaagagttgttttaagactcaagtttcaagataagtaaaaagtaaagagttgagttcatttcttaaaAGGTATAAggtaactaagtattccctaagagtttataaatgtgtttcacatttaagagaagaggaaattaaaattttacaaaagagatttgagcaagaaaagggaacattgattccaagagagcttatAAAGCTAAGtcttgagcaattatctcaacccagagAAAGAAGCTGTTTtaaaaacacatgagctaaatatatttttgggagtagtattgaacaaCAATATGAGGAAtgcgagttcataataactcaagtctccataaactaTGCAATCATGGGCATTAAACAATCATACTTATTAGATGATTacttaagttaagctagtggatccaccaagTTAAGTAAGGTCATATACCTATGGAAAGGCACAGGATGTCCTCGGCAGCGTGAGGTTAAAcattgtaccatcacttaggctcatagttaTGGTTGTCGGTTtaagaatctcccacagaagttatattactttaaatGAGTAAAGTAAATTTTCTTATTGCTTTATCTATAATGAACTAAGATTGTTTTCAGTTCctttaaagttatatatatatatatatatataNNNNNNNNNNNNNNNNNNNNNNNNNNNNNNNNNNNNNNNNNNNNNNNNNNNNNNNNNNNNNNNNNNNNNNNNNNNNNNNNNNNNNNNNNNNNNNNNNNNNNNNNNNNNNNNNNNNNNNNNNNNNNNNNNNNNNNNNNNNNNNNNNNNNNNNNNNNNNNNNNNNNNNNNNNNNNNNNNNNNNNNNNNNNNNNNNNNNNNNNNNNNNNNNNNNNNNNNNNNNNNNNNNNNNNNNNNNNNNNNNNNNNNNNNNNNNNNNNNNNNtatatatatatatatatatatatatatatatatataactttagcATTTCAACTCCAAtattcgtacattcaatgtactaatgtgAGTTgtcctgcatcgtcttatgatgcaaaCGCAGGTCACTGGGATCAGCATCCGGCGtaccgttgatccagtgagcagctTAGATCAGTTGGTGACCCTTCTTTCATTCCGGAGTTACATCTTTATCATTCagttatctttttattttgatttcatttgttaggatgattgggggtcctgtcccaacatccctctttatttttaaggcttcatagacagatgacatagttctttagtcttattttttaaagttgtaAACATTTAAGACATGAGTTTTCACATTGGCTAAGTTAatacttttaagttattttcatGAGTTATCTCTTGTGTTAAAGTCTTCCGTTGAGTAAGCAAGTCAGACCAAGGGTTCACTTGGGACCATCAATGGTCTTCGAATGTCGGGCATGCCCAGGATGTAGGCTCGGAGCGTGACTGTTGAGTAGCATATCTAGTTTGTGTGCTTGAGATTTCGAACCTATCCCCAGGATACTTTTCGTGAATTTTGTGTCTTAgtgaattgttgttgttgttatataGGCCTTCTTCGCAATCATGTGGATCTATATTCACGACTGTGTAAGTGTTTCCCTACGTTCCGCGATCGCGTGGAGGGTATCGTGATCACATAATAATAATGTCCTGAGCATCGTGATCACGCCATACCTCATAAAAATCTCAAAGGTCATTTAATGAGTTGACCAAATTTTCCTCTTTGCAATGGCGTGGGAGTAGTTGCGATCGTGCAGAGTAAACGATTTGGGTTTTTTTATTGAATACAAAAATTAAGGTTTCTTCCccatttcacatttttttatatcattaaGAACTCTTGGGAGGAAATTTTATAGGGATTTTTCAAGATTCATCTATTGGGTAAACGATTTTAACTCTCCACCTTTATTATCCATTGACAATTCCTTGATTTTATCATCTAATCCTCTATTTTGAATTTAATCTTTGGTTGTTTCCTTTGAACAtagatttttaagaaaatggCGATTTGAGCTTGTTTCAACCCATTTTTTGAGATGGTTTTCACTAATAAGTTCCAAAACATTAGCACATCATGACTTTATATGAATTTCAAGATTTACCCTTAGTCCTTGGAAATGACTCTTGGGTCGATTTGGAATTGGTTCACTTtttcacttgtactcttttgTAGCCGCTTTGTACTTATGACTACCATGTTTTGAGGTGGATCTCttctgtttttatttctttatatatatatatatatatatgtgtgtgtgtgtgtgtgtgtgtgtgtgtgtgtgtgtgttctTTCTTCCGTTCCTTTCTTCCATTATATATAACTATTGACTtgcttcttgttcttctttttttcttgttggtGTTCTTTATAGCGATATACCTATTACTTGTCGTTATGTATCTTGTATTAACTTATCTACTGGTGGATTATAGTAGGTGTTATCATGACTCAACTTTTCGGGTCACGAGTTTAGTCCTATactgaacaagtaaaaatggatggaatgaatattatttatgcattttccTTATCCTTTTAAGCTATAAACTAGATTTTTTCTCATACTTTATCCGCCACATAATATCTTTTCACATTATGTAAAATGTGTGTTTCAAATAATCGgtcaaattttacaaaataaaaatagaattaattaaaaaatttctatgTTGAgcctaaaataattatttgaatatgacataaagaacatatatctaaaagaattaaaggataaaatcaaattgaaaattatttttattccttAATTGGGTGGTAACAAGAAAAGTAGTCAAACTAATACGAGAAGGAGACTTTGGTATTTATATTTGCTAGACTAATTgcagaaaaaaatttaatatgagaAAGTGGTgcaagtattttttatttacatgaCTAAATGtagaataaaatttaatgttgGTAAAATGAATCATGGTAATATAAATAAAGGATAAGACTGAGAGTATTTTTCCCTTGTCTATTTAAAGATGAAGCAAATTGCTTTGTTGAAACCAAAAAATGGATGATTGTGTGGTTTATTTCACTGAAGATATAGTGAAGGAAATTTTGTTGAGGTGTCCATTGAAATCGTTGATGCGATTCAAATGTGTCTGCAAGAGTTGGTATGCTCTTATCAAAAACCCTGATGATCCTGACCATGATTATCATTCCATAACTTTGATTTCTGAAGAAAATCCGCAAACATTCAAAGGTATGACACACCTTATAGGTTCTGTGGACGGCTTGTTTTTAATGTATGGAACAATTGATGGTACAATTTCGTGTACATTGTGGAATCCTGCTACTAGGGAGGTAAGACCCCTCCTTCTCCCTCTCCCTGAATCCATAATCCATGCTGCCCCTGTGCTGGGGTTCGGATTCGACCCTTTGACTAATGACTATAAAGTGGTTTACTTTCGTTTCTCTATTTATCACGAATGTGAAGCAGCAGTCTATTGCTGTTCTAGGGATTCATGGAGAGTTTTGAAACCAAAAGAATCGTTCCCCTTCTATACAAATGTGAAAAACACATTTGGTACTGCTTATTTGAATGGAACTTATAATTGGCTGCTACGAGGGGGACACTGTTGTGATTACACCATTCTTTTATTTGACTTTGGGAGTGAGATGTTTGAAGAGATTGAAGGGACAAATTCCAACTTTCTTTACACTTCTGTGTTGGGTTTGATGTTGATTGATGATTCCATTGCTATCTTGAACTATAACCGATGTTGTatgctttattatgatatatgGGTAATGATCCAACCAGGTGTCTGGAACAAAATTTTTACCTTTGAATGCATCGGACTGATTAAGTCGTGTTATGTTAGCTCTCTCATTTTTGCGGATAAAGTTTCTCATCTGGTCTCCTATAATGCCCGAACTAAGAAAACGAGGCGTTTAGGATTTCAACATTCAAGATTGGGAATAGGTGCACAACATGGTGGTT is a genomic window containing:
- the LOC107003884 gene encoding F-box protein CPR1-like; the protein is MRFKCVCKSWYALIKNPDDPDHDYHSITLISEENPQTFKGMTHLIGSVDGLFLMYGTIDGTISCTLWNPATREVRPLLLPLPESIIHAAPVLGFGFDPLTNDYKVVYFRFSIYHECEAAVYCCSRDSWRVLKPKESFPFYTNVKNTFGTAYLNGTYNWLLRGGHCCDYTILLFDFGSEMFEEIEGTNSNFLYTSVLGLMLIDDSIAILNYNRCCMLYYDIWVMIQPGVWNKIFTFECIGLIKSCYVSSLIFADKVSHLVSYNARTKKTRRLGFQHSRLGIGAQHGGCGVF